In the Gossypium arboreum isolate Shixiya-1 chromosome 10, ASM2569848v2, whole genome shotgun sequence genome, one interval contains:
- the LOC108489175 gene encoding 5-formyltetrahydrofolate cyclo-ligase, mitochondrial-like has protein sequence MSNNDQEADNLESVFKQKRIIRSNVRQTLKSMDPSLRSQEDDIIQSIVLEAPWFKSSKRLCAYISCSALREVDTSKLLSQILSPAPDGSKLQTAKKLYVPRVEDKNSNMRMFNISRIDDLVANSMNILEPASVDADGNTREDVMHANDPVDLFILPGLAFDRSGRRLGRGGGYYDTFLKNYKELAKEKNWRLPLFVALSYSVQIMDEEVIPVTPNDVLVDALVSPTGVIPITSAALGRMKP, from the exons ATGTCCAACAACGATCAAGAAGCTGACAATCTTGAATCGGTTTTCAAGCAGAAGCGGATCATCCGCTCCAATGTTCGCCAGACCCTCAAGTCCATGGATCCCTCCCTCCGATCCCAAGAAG ATGATATAATCCAGAGTATAGTTTTGGAAGCTCCATGGTTCAAATCAAGTAAGAGATTATGTGCCTATATAAGTTGCAGTGCTTTACGAGAAGTTGATACCTCTAAGTTGTTATCTCAAATTCTATCACCTGCCCCAG ATGGTAGTAAGCTTCAGACTGCAAAAAAACTTTATGTTCCTCGCGTGGAGGATAAGAATAGTAACATGAGGATGTTCAATATCTCGCGCATCGATGATTTAGTTGCGAATTCCATGAACATTTTGGAACCTGCTTCAGTTGATGCTGATGGAAATACTCGTGAAGATG TGATGCATGCGAATGATCCAGTTGATTTGTTCATTTTGCCTG GACTTGCTTTTGACAGATCTGGAAGACGGTTAGGCCGTGGTGGAGG ATATTATGATACATTCTTGAAGAACTACAAGGAGCTTGCCAAGGAAAAGAATTGGAGGCTCCCACTCTTTG TTGCACTGTCTTATTCTGTGCAGATAATGGATGAAGAAGTAATACCAGTCACCCCAAATGATGTACTGGTGGATGCTTTGGTTTCCCCCACTGGAGTGATTCCCATTACCTCAGCTGCCTTAGGGAG AATGAAGCCTTAA
- the LOC108489177 gene encoding germin-like protein subfamily T member 2 → MSAMVSLLFHLLCCLTVFWLLPLPSHSADPDPLQDFCVANLSASISVNGFPCKPASEVTSDDFFFDGFTQEGNTTNAFSSFLTPGNVLSFPGLNTLGISMNRVDFAPGGINPPHSHPRASEVGVVIEGKLLVGFVTTNNVYYSKVLTAGHMFAIPRGLVHFQLNIGDGKALAYTAFNSHLPGAAIVPLNLFASSIPNEVLTKTFQVDADLINTIKSKFRS, encoded by the coding sequence ATGTCTGCCATGGTTTCCTTGTTATTCCACCTACTGTGTTGCCTCACAGTTTTCTGGCTTCTTCCTCTTCCTTCTCATTCAGCTGACCCTGATCCATTACAAGACTTTTGCGTAGCAAACCTGAGTGCCTCTATATCTGTTAACGGTTTTCCTTGCAAACCAGCATCCGAGGTGACTTCGGATGACTTTTTCTTTGATGGGTTCACCCAGGAAGGTAACACCACAAACGCCTTTTCGTCATTCCTCACACCTGGAAATGTCCTCTCATTCCCAGGGCTGAATACTCTTGGGATTTCAATGAACCGGGTGGACTTTGCCCCGGGTGGAATCAACCCTCCTCATTCGCATCCACGTGCGAGCGAGGTCGGTGTAGTCATTGAAGGGAAGCTCCTCGTAGGTTTTGTGACTACTAACAATGTGTATTACTCGAAAGTCTTGACTGCAGGGCATATGTTTGCCATCCCTCGAGGACTGGTGCACTTCCAACTCAACATCGGAGATGGGAAGGCACTAGCTTACACGGCTTTCAACAGCCACTTGCCCGGTGCTGCGATTGTTCCCCTAAATCTCTTCGCTTCTTCTATCCCTAATGAAGTGTTAACCAAGACCTTCCAAGTCGATGCGGATCTTATCAATACCATAAAATCCAAGTTTAGGTCGTAA
- the LOC108489174 gene encoding CBL-interacting protein kinase 18-like: METKGKIVMKKYELGRLLGQGNFAKVYYARNIETSQSVAIKVIHKEKVLKVGLIDHTKREISIMNLVKHPNILELYEVMASKTKIYFVMEYAKGGELFKKVFKRKLREDLARKYFQQLISAVDFCHSRGVYHRDLKPENLLLDENGDLKVSDFGLSALAESKHQDGLLHTSCGTPAYVAPEVINRKGYDGAKADIWSCGVILFVLLAGYLPFNDSNLIAIYRKISTANYKIPNWFSPEVTKLLSRIFNPNPKARIPIARIMATPWFRKGFNPKPVERKHETEQAPHDLAAVLGSETKYNAFEAKKLTNLNAFDIISSSSGFDLSGLFTKNDEKKKEIQFTSMHSASAITSKLEDIAESLKLKVKMKDGGLLKMEGSNRGRKGALAIDAEIFEFTPSFHLVEIRKCSGDTLEFRNKLQEDVKPALKDIVWAWQGNTVQSC, from the coding sequence ATGGAAACTAAGGGGAAAATTGTGATGAAAAAGTATGAACTAGGGAGATTGTTAGGGCAAGGTAACTTTGCTAAAGTTTACTATGCAAGGAACATTGAAACAAGCCAAAGTGTGGCAATTAAAGTGATTCATAAAGAGAAGGTTTTGAAAGTAGGGTTGATTGATCATACCAAGAGGGAGATATCAATTATGAACCTTGTTAAACACCCTAATATCTTGGAGCTTTATGAAGTTATGGCAAGCAAAACCAAGATTTATTTTGTTATGGAATATGCCAAAGGTGGTGAGCTCTTCAAGAAGGTGTTCAAAAGAAAGTTGAGAGAAGACTTGGCAAGGAAGTATTTTCAGCAATTGATCAGTGCAGTCGATTTCTGCCATAGCAGAGGTGTTTATCACCGTGATTTAAAGCCTGAAAACTTGCTGCTCGATGAAAACGGTGATCTGAAAGTTTCGGATTTCGGTTTGAGTGCGCTTGCTGAGTCCAAGCATCAAGATGGGTTACTACACACAAGTTGTGGAACACCAGCATATGTGGCTCCTGAAGTTATAAACAGAAAGGGGTATGATGGAGCCAAAGCTGATATCTGGTCTTGTGGGGTGATCTTATTTGTTCTTTTAGCTGGTTATCTGCCATTTAATGACTCGAATCTTATAGCCATTTATCGGAAAATAAGCACGGCAAACTACAAAATTCCTAACTGGTTTTCACCAGAAGTGACCAAGTTGCTGTCAAGAATCTTCAATCCTAATCCGAAAGCTAGAATTCCGATTGCGAGAATCATGGCAACCCCATGGTTCAGAAAGGGGTTTAACCCCAAACCAGTTGAGAGAAAACACGAAACAGAACAGGCCCCTCACGATTTGGCTGCGGTTTTGGGTTCTGAGACTAAATACAATGCATTTGAAGCAAAGAAGCTCACTAATTTGAATGCCTTCGACATCATTTCGTCATCAAGCGGGTTCGATTTGTCGGGATTGTTTACAAAAAACGACGAGAAAAAGAAGGAAATACAGTTCACTTCCATGCATTCGGCCTCTGCTATTACATCTAAACTAGAGGACATTGCTGAGAGTTTGAAGCTAAAAGTTAAGATGAAAGATGGAGGATTGTTGAAAATGGAAGGTTCAAATAGAGGTAGAAAAGGTGCATTGGCAATTGATGCAGAGATATTTGAGTTCACCCCTTCTTTTCATTTAGTAGAGATAAGGAAGTGCAGTGGTGATACATTGGAGTTTCGAAACAAGCTGCAAGAGGATGTTAAACCAGCTCTCAAGGATATAGTTTGGGCATGGCAAGGTAATACAGTGCAGTCGTGCTAA
- the LOC108489173 gene encoding WEB family protein At2g40480-like — MAVDPQNSPMEGFPATPKIREVRPESGFENFGFCTDPCRVPGGEPNPGIRRVSLRAEIDTSPPFGSVKEAVTRFGGNGHWVPLNKFGEYHGIEEFDLKKVEEQAAELEKDLIVKELETLDVLEELGTTKKIVEELKRQLQSEAMKCMNSTGPGLDSDDIKEMNKEYYGQVRIGYSKPCSISSPDSILMELKQAKLNLGKTINDLGVIQASVERLNKKMKKEKSLLEMTHERLTYKFAGLALKPQVGNNGNVEHSLNVPKGAFHKNGKPEQFKQMVDPTMNEVPRSMPLPGNEHNKPCIRTAEMRWIAAKKMEEAAMAAKALAVIEMKGLSSNENSSGFSLPEPEPSPRTPKVQRAEEVSSREAIHAMNKLAEANISKRTILRKLEEASEEVKHSKEALEEALNRVEFANRKQLDAEEALRRMIPDQEQKKQAFCNANKINNFPLPHPHPHQHQHIPQSPLHDLNNQNPTVDDGANPALRPTVSMGDILSRKQVPTKGQTERQKVALSQMLHELREEHLAFSPKPDQKDDQKQYLNQRRKFGFIHISLPLPKQNKKKPQAVNTM, encoded by the exons ATGGCAGTTGATCCTCAAAACTCCCCCATGGAAGGGTTCCCGGCTACACCTAAGATCCGGGAAGTGAGGCCTGAGTCCGGTTTTGAGAATTTCGGGTTTTGCACTGACCCCTGTCGTGTCCCGGGCGGTGAACCCAACCCGGGAATAAGAAGAGTGAGTTTGAGGGCTGAGATTGACACTTCACCTCCTTTCGGATCGGTTAAGGAGGCTGTGACCCGGTTTGGTGGCAACGGACATTGGGTGCCATTGAACAAGTTTGGAGAATAT CATGGAATTGAAGAGTTTGATTTAAAGAAAGTGGAGGAACAAGCAGCAGAATTGGAGAAAGATCTGATTGTGAAAGAATTAGAGACCCTTGATGTGCTTGAAGAACTGGGGACTACAAAAAAGATTGTTGAAGAGTTAAAGAGACAGCTGCAAAGTGAAGCTATGAAATGTATGAACAGTACTGGTCCAGGCTTGGATTCAGATGATATCAAAGAAATGAACAAGGAGTACTATGGACAGGTGAGAATTGGGTATTCGAAACCGTGCTCGATTTCATCTCCAGATTCGATCTTGATGGAGTTGAAGCAAGCTAAGTTGAACCTTGGTAAAACTATCAATGATCTTGGGGTGATTCAAGCTTCTGTTGAGCGTCTAAATAAgaaaatgaagaaagaaaaaagtttACTTGAAATGACCCATGAGAGACTAACTTATAAATTTGCAGGGTTGGCATTGAAGCCACAGGTTGGCAACAATGGCAATGTTGAGCATTCTTTGAATGTTCCAAAGGGTGCTTTTCACAAAAATGGCAAGCCTGAGCAGTTTAAGCAAATGGTTGATCCTACAATGAATGAAGTTCCAAGATCAATGCCATTGCCAGGGAATGAACATAACAAGCCTTGTATTAGAACTGCTGAAATGAGGTGGATTGCAGCTAAGAAGATGGAGGAAGCTGCCATGGCAGCAAAGGCCCTTGCTGTTATTGAAATGAAGGGTTTGTCAAGCAATGAGAACTCATCAGGATTTTCCTTGCCGGAACCAGAGCCGTCTCCTCGAACCCCGAAAGTCCAACGGGCAGAAGAGGTTTCTAGCAGGGAAGCAATTCATGCAATGAACAAATTGGCTGAAGCAAACATCTCCAAGCGTACAATCCTGAGGAAACTGGAGGAAGCTTCAGAGGAAGTTAAACATAGTAAAGAAGCATTGGAAGAGGCTCTTAATAGAGTGGAATTTGCAAACAGGAAGCAACTTGATGCTGAAGAGGCTCTTAGGAGAATGATTCCAGATCAAGAACAGAAAAAACAGGCCTTTTGCAATGCTAACAAGATCAACAATTTCCCTCTCCCTCATCCTCATCCTCATCAGCATCAGCATATTCCTCAATCTCCATTACATGATCTAAACAACCAAAACCCAACAGTGGATGATGGAGCAAATCCTGCTTTAAGGCCAACAGTTTCAATGGGAGATATCCTCAGCAGGAAACAAGTCCCTACTAAAGGCCAGACTGAAAGGCAAAAGGTAGCTTTGAGCCAAATGCTTCATGAACTAAGGGAAGAACATCTGGCATTTTCTCCAAAACCTGATCAAAAAGATGACCAAAAGCAGTATTTGAACCAGCGAAGAAAGTTTGGGTTTATCCACATATCTCTTCCATTGCCAAAGCAAAACAAGAAGAAACCACAAGCTGTAAACACAATGTGA